Within Legionella birminghamensis, the genomic segment GGCACACTGACTACAACAGTAACGAATCTTGGTTTTCATTTATTCTTTGCTTCTTTTCGCAGAATGTTTCAAACTGGGTGATCTTATCCTGAAAATGCAATTGAAGCTATGTCGATAATGAATGCAGAAGTATATCAGTGGGCGGTAGTTGGGGCAGGCCCCGCAGGAATTGCGGCCGTCGGTAAACTTATCGATCACGGGATTCCCGGAGATAAGATTCTCTGGATTGATCCTGCTTTTAAGGTCGGTGACCTGGGTCAGTTCTGGAGCCAGGTTTCCAGTAATACCCGCGTTGCCCTTTTTGTTGATTTTTTAAATGATGTCGAATCGTTCAGATTTGGCGAAGCAGCAGCACAGCAATTTGAGTTGCTCAAACTGCCTTTGCAGGATACCTGCAAACTCGAGCATATAGTTAAACCCTTGCAATGGGTAAGCGATCATTTACAGCAATCCACAACGGCCAGAAAAGAATCCGTTAAACAAATGAATCTTTCGGGAAGGCAATGGACCTTAACGACAGAGGAGAATGAATATAAAGCAAAAAATGTCATTCTGGCCACCGGTGCCCTGCCTTCTTCGCTTAATTATCCGGGTGTTGATGTCCTTCCTTTCGAAACTGCGATTGATAAAGAGAAATTGAGCCAGACGATAAAAAAAGATCATTGCTATGCTGTCTTTGGTTCTTCTCACTCAGCGATTATTATTCTTCGCCATTTAGTCGAATTAGGGGTAGAAAAAATTATTAATTTTTACCGCTCCCCCTGCCGCTATGCCATCAACATGGGTGACTGGATTT encodes:
- a CDS encoding FAD-dependent oxidoreductase gives rise to the protein MNAEVYQWAVVGAGPAGIAAVGKLIDHGIPGDKILWIDPAFKVGDLGQFWSQVSSNTRVALFVDFLNDVESFRFGEAAAQQFELLKLPLQDTCKLEHIVKPLQWVSDHLQQSTTARKESVKQMNLSGRQWTLTTEENEYKAKNVILATGALPSSLNYPGVDVLPFETAIDKEKLSQTIKKDHCYAVFGSSHSAIIILRHLVELGVEKIINFYRSPCRYAINMGDWILFDNTGLKGQTALWARENIDGKLPSSLSRYIVNEHNLARYLPECHQVIYAVGFEPRKNLVIGDYDHVRYNPHLGIIGPGLFGLGIAYPESKADPYGSVESQVGLWKFMVYLNKILPVWFKYHT